The genomic DNA cttttctcatccctctggttcctgtggatcctggtcctggttctcctgctgtggttctctggttcctgtggatcctggtcctggttctcctgctgtggttctctggttcctgtggatcctggtcctggttctcctgctgtggttctttggttcctgtggatcctggtcctggttctcctgctgtggttctttggttcctgtggatcctggtcctggttctcctgctgtggttctctggttcctgtggatcctggtcctggttctgttgctgtggttctctggttcctgtggatcctggtcctggttctcctgctgtggttctctggttcctgtggatcctggtcctggttctgttgctgtggttctctggttcctgtggatcctggtcctggctctcctgctgcagatcgtcagcCACCGAAACTTTctactgatattagtcctgttgttattattcacatattaactattGATCAGTATTTTAGTTGCTGTTAGTTCTCACTCACCCAACaaggaccctgacagaaagccccccccccacctctgagcctggttctgttccaggtttcttcccgttaaaggggagttcttcctccactgtgtcctactctaatctctgatgctgctctgtggggatcaCCTTCACCTCTGTGGTGTTTGGCAGTACCTGCTGAACTGGCTGACCCCCCCTCAGTGGTGGATCTTACCTGCCTCAGCCAGTGCTGCTCTCATCTCATGACTGCTCATCGTTCCTGAACCATCCGAGTCGTGACTCTTGAAGATcccctggggggggggtcatatAAACAGTAAGAGACATCAGACTGAATGTACAAACGGCTCATGATGGGCCACCTGCTGGTTAGACTGTCCCcaggttagttagttagttagttagttagttagttagttagttagttctCACCAGATATTTCTGGATCTTCATCCACAGTGAGTGAAACTCCAGCAGACCCAGTTTACTGCTGCCGTCCATCTGAGGACAAGTCAAAGACCCAAACCActgacctgtctgtgtctctgcctgcctgtctgtctgtctgtctgcctgtctgtctctctgcctatctgtctctcttcctgtctgtctctctaccagcctgcctgcctgtctctctgtctgcctgcctgtctgtctgcctgcctgtttgtctgcctgcctgtctgtctctctgcctgtctgtctgtctctctgcctgcctgtctctctctctctctctctctgcctgcctgcctgcctgcctgtctgcctgcctgtttgtctgcctgcctgtctgtctctctgcctgtctgtctctctgcctgcctgcctgtctgtctgcctgcctgtttgtctgtctgtctctctgcctgcctgtctctctctctctctctgcctgcctgcctgcctgtctgcctgcctgtttgtctgcctgcctgtctgtctctctgcctgcctgcctgtctgtctgcctgcctgtttgtctgtctgtctgtctgtctctctgcctgtctgtctgtctctctgcctgcctgtctgtctctctgcctgtctgtctgaaggaTACATCCAGCAGGTTGATGATGCTTCGACACGTCTGCAGACTGAAGCCGTCTGTTTTCACATCAGATCCTCAAACACAAAACGCACACAGATGAGCTCATAACCCCGCTGCcgtcactgtgatgtcactgtgatgtcactgtgatgtcacttGTACAGTTTGTGGTCAGAAGTCAGTGGACACCTCTGCTAATTGCTGAGTAGAGGTGTTTCAGCCTCACCTGTTGCTAACAGGTCAAAGTCCAGCTCCGCCTCGAACtcagacttcagagttcagggTTCAGAGATCAGGGTTCAGAGTTCAGAGATTAGGGTTCAgagttcagggttcagacttcagagttcagagttcaggGTTCAGAGATCAGGGTTCAGAGTTCAGGGTTCAGAGATCAGGGTTCAgagttcagggttcagacttcagagttcagggTTCAGAGATCAGGGTTCAgagttcagggttcagacttcagagttcagggTTCAGAGTTCAGGGTTCAGAGATCAGGGTTCAGAGTTCAGGGTTCAGAGTTCAGGGTTCAGAGATCAGGGTTCAGAGTTCAgggttcagagttcagagttcaggGTTCAGAGTTCAGAGATTAGGGTTCAGAGTTCAGGGTTCAGAGTTCAGAGATTAGGGTTCAGGATTCAGAGTTCAGGGTTCAGAGTTCAGAGATTAgggttcagagttcagagttcaggGTTCAGGGTTCAGGGTTCAGAGTTCAGGGTTCAGGGTTCAGGGTTCAGAGTTCAGGGTGGTAACGAGCTCCGAGCTGCACCAAGTCTGCACTGAGCCTGGAACTACACTTCCCTGAACACCTTTAGGAGGAACCGGAACACCGACCGGGATCCAGACCACCGGGATTTAGAGCAGGACGTCCAACAggcccatgtgtgtgtgagtgtgtgtgtgtgtgagtgtgtgtgtgtgtgtgtgagtgtctgtgtgtgtgtgtgtgagtgtgtgtgtgtgtgtgtgagtgtgtgtgtgtgagtgtgtgagtgtgtgtgtgtgtgtgttctcactcTGAGCGACGACTCTGTCCAGAACCTTCTGCAGTTCGTATTCAGACACTTCTGAATCCTGTTGAGACACAAATCAAACATCAGGTGTTTGGTTCATGAGGAAATTAGTTTTTCACTGTGAGAAGATTGTTTtgataaaacatgtttgtacATTTCCTGAGATCTGGACGAAGAGGCGTTTGAAGTGAGGATCCACGTCGTGCTCTCCGACGTCCGGCTGGAGGAAGGAACACATGAACACGTGTGATGTAAAGAGTGTCTGCAGACCTTCACCACAAGGCTCATCAGGAGCACGACGCTTCGTACGGTACCAACCTCCTGGATGTCGGCGTTCACGTCCTCCTCCATCGGtctgaaacacagaagaagagtcaTTCAGAGTCCGACCGGTCCATAGCGGGGAGTCTCAGCGGGTCTCCACCCACGTGACCCACCTGGTGTGGGCCTGTTTCTCGGTGAACACCCTCAGGATGAAGCTTCCTTTGCGGTGCGGTTCGAAGGTGGAGGGGATGATGGCGTACTCTCCCGGCGGCAGCTTGAATCGGTCGCACACCTCCCTCAAGTTAATGAAGTTACGACTGCGAGCCACCGCAGTCCTCCGGAGCAGGACGTCCGGGCCCAGGTGGGCGTTACTGCGCCCTTTATACTgagcacagaggaagaggagggtcaTGGACGCATTCATAATAAACTCTTATCAATAACACAGTATTACAGTTTATCAAGAGATCAGCAACTGACGGGTCGTCTCCCTCCACGTGACCCAGGGTGACCCCGGGTGACCCTAACCCTCAGAGGTGATCACGTGACCTGAGTGGCCTGACGAGCTACCAACCATAGATGCAACATTTCCATCTGTGCTCTGCAGAATAACTCGGCCTTTATCAACTGTAAAAAAGTTGACTTTGGCTCggctgttagccacaaagctaacgttatgctagccacaaagctaacgttatgctagccacaaagctaacgttatgctagccacaaagctaacgttatgctagcaagatAAACAACGTAATGTAAACAACAGTGCATACGGTTGACAGTCAGTAAATATAATCTCACAGCATGTTTGACAGCCagactagctagctaaccagctacgTCACTGTTCCCAAATCAGTATCAAGATTTTCACAGACAAATGATCGGCTGTGGAACGTTTCTGTCACTGCAGCCTGAAGCTGTGAGCTGAATGTTGTCAGGATAGTTCAGGATCGCAGACCGAAGCTCCAGATCACAGGATCTCCCAGTGAATGGGATCATTGATGTATAAACAGTTTAAAGGCGTGATCAGAGAGTGATCATGTGATCCAAAGtctcagtgaggtcagaggggaTCAGTGTACTTACTGcaggtgttcagaggatgagactCACTGATGGAAATCAGCTGGTCACTGCAGCCAGCGCTTCATTTAGACAGTGAACAGACAGTTTGACTAGAACTACTTAGCAGGCGTCCATCATCACTTTATAacagacacccagcagccaatcagaattaagtattcacccagaccacatggtgtgtgtgtatatatatatatatatacacagacacgtgtgtttgtgtgtgtgtgtgtgtgtgtgtgttaaatatgaagatACTGTTTCTACTCTCTGTACTTTGTTTCATCCTTAAACTTCCTCTGAGATCCAGGTGTGACACCTCACCTCATCAGGAACCTGGAAGAAGGAAACAGACACAAGTTGTTCAGTCACATTGTGACAACATGCTGATGACAACATGCTGTTCTGCTGGTAACACTGTTGGTCCATAAAGATTCCTGGTGTTCAGCGAGTCAAAGACTGAACTCAGATTATGATAAATCATGGCTGACAGTGATGTAGTTCCTTGGTGGGAATCAGCTGATCATCAAGGTAATGCAGATAAACAATCACCTGACTTTCTGTCACCTGACCTGTCAACAGGTACAATATTTTCAGCACTGATTATTGTGATGATTGTTTTCTCGATGAATCAAAGAAATAATTATTCATGTATAAAACGTCAAACTGCCTCTGTCCTGCTGATTCTTAAACTACATCAGACCTTCATgacactttgctgttttatcTCCTGACACTTCAGCTGCATGAAGCTGATAAAACTTGAATGCAGGACCTTTACTTGTGGTTGGATATGTTCATGTCTGTTAGTCTGTGCATTTGTACCTCGTAGATGGCGAACCCGATGGTGTTCAGGTCTCGTCCGAAGCGTCTCTCCTTGCGAGCATCTTTCTGCATCAGACCAATCAGGACGGTGCAGCCGTCCTCGCCGTCGTGAGGGTCGTCATCGACGTCCTCCAGCCGGATGAAGAACTGAGGGTTGGAGCAGAAGGTGGCTGCAGAGACAAGAGAGTCACTTCATACGGCTCACAGCAGTTTACAGCATCCATACAAACATTAATGTTTCATTACAATACAAACTAAAGAAACACTGAAAGCAGTTGAAATGAAATCGCTGAAAGAATCTGAGGTTTCATCTGCAGTGAAAGCAGTGAATGAAGTTGAAGTGATAACTGTAAACGCTGACTTAAGTTGAAGTGTCAGTTGAAATGAAAGCGCTGAGAGAATCAAAAGATTCTGCTGAAGCGTGAAAGCAGGAAGTCCTGAGAGGAATCGATGCTGCTTCAAAGatttcagctcattttcttCGTGCAACTTTCCtccttcagccaatcagatctgCTCACGAGCTGTAGTGAGCTGTAACCGTGGTAACCGTACACTACAAAGATGGAGATAACCGTGGAAACTGAGCTACAGCTACATTTCATTAGAAGACCGAGGCTGCATCAGAATCAGGGCCCAAAGTGAACCCTGGCTGAAAAGGATCCGTACCCGGATAGTTCCTGCAGCCTCCGGCGGTGGAGCCGACCCGCCACACGCCTTCGAACTCGCCGTAGTTCCAGCGACCGACCTCGTCACTGCTCAGCGTGTCGGGTGTCAGGTTACAGATATCGAGGCGGGAAAACTGACGCAGGAAGTCGTTGTAGGATATCctgcgaggaggaggaggaggaggaggaggaggtcaatAGAAGAATGGTCTCCAGCCCAAACAGCTGACTGTGTATGTCAGGATGTAAGTAAACCCACCAGAACTCTCCATCATCAGCAGAGTGatccagcttcttcttctcctccggCTGAACTCCGCCCCACTCCTTCGAACTGACagtcacataaacaaacacatcagagggTCCCTGAACGCCTCCTTCAGGAGCACCAGCCCACAGAGGGACTCCAGCCTCTCACTGTTCCACACACTGGGACTGTGGAGGTGGAGTGAGGACCGGTACTCACTCGTCACTCCAGGCTCCGGTCCACTCCACCTGACCCCAGGGGTTCCTGATCCTCAGCAGCTGCACCGGGGAACCGAAGTGGTGGACCTGCAGGAGGAAAGCTACTGATTCACAAGATTTAGACCAGCAGTCGCCTCCAGACTGCAtcacagctgctctctgacCAGTGAACCGTCCAGACCTGCAGACATCCTGAACTCACTGACCGCCTGCTGACCTCACgcctttcagccaatcagaggagagtAAAAGTCCCCTGGTGTGAGCTGTGTCatatttcttcacatttctttttgacGTCAGCAAAGGAAGTACACACATCCTTTCCTGctgtaaaagtactaatactacagtGTCGGAGTACGTCcacaccagaccccattcacaAAATCAGGGATTTTACACAGTCGCTGCTGCCTGTTGCTGCCACGGTtggttggtttgtgttattgtgtgttacataaatgttgtgttggatctgaactgtttaaaaccccaaagtcacacaataacacaaagaaactaactgGATCTTAAGAGATCAGCGTCACCAACTCAGGATCAACCACATGTGAAACCTGGTCTCAGTCTCCCTCTGGTCCTGAGAGACGACGTCGAATAACAACCATACACGAGAAACAGTgtcccacagacacactgactgatggaggcagcagctctaaaatccctgttttagtgaatgtagtctggtgtgtgtgctgtttgtggttaaaccaaaaggatcttccaggtctctctctgtagggatcctttccatgatgctgtcacacacttagaataacactctgagcctgtcagtggatcaaacaagctcttttagtggacctactgtgatcaggtgcagttgtcccaaaggatcacgttgcagccattgcagcccgtttggtgtctgctggctgaggtgatctactggaccagttccaacacttttactacctaccagtcactcacacaccaggatgtggacacagaggaccatgggtagaaacaggggagtgaccctttcagtaaatgtacaaaactgtcaaaagtaaaagtactcattaatCATAATAATCGATCTGATATTATTGATTCTATGAAGGAGAagcttgtttctctctctgtctgttacCATAGCAACGTGTTGGTTTTTCTACTTTAGAGGCAGGAAGTGACACGTCTCACACCTGAGGACTCTCCTCCCATTGGCTGACAGACCTGCAGGAGGTCTGGAGCCTCTTCACACTATCACCCATAATTCATAGCGACGTGTAAAAGGAAGTCTATTTCCTGTCACTTCTGGTTCACCACCTGGTGGTGCGTTCAGGAGCTCCTGTAAACAAACCGCACTTATTTGGTCAAgtcatttcccagaatgcttcacctgctgtgcagcagtgatgGAGTAGGCGTGGCCTTTAACCAGCCTCTGACTGGTGATGGCCTCCGTGTCGTATGAGCTGGAGATCTGAGAAACAGGAGAGTAACGATAGAAATGAAAAGCTGTGGTCTGACCGCGAGGAACAGAGGATTGTTTCTCTACAGTTCTCATGCAGATCAGCATCTACCTGACACCTGTGTGTTTATCACAGCAATGATTGTAGctggaaatgttttctgtgtgtttgaaggaAAACATGAACGCTGTCAGTGAGGCTGTAAACAGCAGGTGTTAGCGCTCATGATGTTTGTCTGTCACGTTTTAGAACTTCTGTTGAAGAGCGTGACAGTGATCAATATTCACATCACACATGGAGCTGATTGAAGCCTAATGATGCTCCTGGTTAAACACTAGCAAACAGTTAGCACGGTTAGCAGGGTTAGCACAGTTAGCACGGTTAGCATGGTTATCACGGTTAGCAGGGTTAGCACGGTTAGGTTGGTTAGCTGGGTTAGCACGGTTAACAcagttagcatggttagctgGGTTAGCACAGTTAGCACGGTTAGCACAGTTAGCATGGTTAGCAGGGTTAGCACGGTTAGGTTGGTTAGCTGGGTTAGCAcagttagcatggttagctgGGTTAGCACAGTTAGCACGGTTAGCATGGTTAGCAGGGTTAGCACGGTTAGCTGGGTTAGCACGGTTAGCAcagttagcatggttagctgGGTTATCACGGTTAACATGGTTAGCACAGTTAGCACGGTTAGCAgggttagcatggttagctgGGTTAGCTGGGTTAGCACGGTTAGCTGGGTTAGCACAGCTCTCCGCTGAGGATCACTAAAGGTCGGCTGTCTGTTCTCAAGTTAACTTGAAGTAAGAAGAGACTGTGGGtctggtctctgtgggtctggTTTCTGTGGGtctggtctctgtgggtcaggtctctgtgggtcggtctctgtgggtctggtcTCTGTGGGTGTGGTTTCTGTGGGTCAGgtctctgtgggtctggtctctgtgggtcaGGTCTCTGTGGGTCTGGTTTCTGTGGGTCTAGTTTCTGTGGGTCTAGTTTCTGTGGCTCTGATCTCTGAGGGTCTAGTTTCTGTGGGTCTGGTTTCTGTGGGtcaggtctctgtgggtcaggtctctgtgggtctggtctctgtgggtcaggtctctgtgggtctggtttctgtggctctggtctctgtgggtctggtctctgtgggtctAGTTTCTGTGGGTCTAGTTTCTGTGGCTCTGATCTCTGTGGGTCTAGTTTCTGTGGGtctggtctctgtgggtcaggtctctgtgggtcggtctctgtgggtctggtctctgtgggtctggtctctgtgggtctggTTTCTGTGGGtctggtctctgtgggtctggTTTCTGTGGGTCAGGTCTCTGTGGGTGTGGTTTCTGTGGGTCAGgtctctgtgggtctggtctctgtgggtcaggtctctgtgggtctggtttctgtggctctggtctctgtgggtctAGTTTCTGTGGGtctggtctctgtgggtctggtcGCTGTGGctctggtctctgtgggtctagtttctgtggctctggtctctgtgggtctAGTTTCTGTGGGTCTAGTTTCTGTGGCTCTGATCTCTGTGGGTCTAGTTTCTGTGGGtctggtctctgtgggtctggtctctgtggctctggtctctgtggctctggtctctgtgggtctAGTTTCTGTGGCTCCGGTCTCTGTGGGTCTAGTTTCTGTGGctctggtctctgtgggtcaGGTCTCTGTGGCTCTGGTCTCTGTGGCTCTGGTCTCTGTGGCTCCGGTCTCTGTGGGTCTAGTTTCTGTGGctctggtctctgtgggtctAGTTTCTGTGGctgtggtctctgtgggtcTAGTTTCTGTGGGTCTAGTTTCTGTGGCTCCGGTCTCTGTGGGTCTAGTTTCTGTGGctctggtctctgtgggtcaggtctctgtggctctggtctctgtggctctggtctctgtgggtctagtttctgtggctctggtctctgtgggtcaGGTCTCTGTGGGTCTAGTTTCTGTGGGTCTAGTTTCTGTGGCTCCGGTCTCTGTGGGTCTAGTTTCTGTGGctctggtctctgtgggtcaggtctctgtggctctggtctctgtggctctggtctctgtgggtcaggtctctgtggctctggtctctgtgggtcaGGATTAACAGACTTgtgccagccaatcagaagctgGTTCGCAGGTTGTGTTCAAGTGTTGTCGGGAGTTTACGTCGATGGAGCAGCCGAGCAGCGAGCCAAGCTTCAGAGCCTTCCTGATGATGTTGAAGAGGAAGGGCGGGGCCTCCTTCAGGTCGTAGCTCTCTGAGATCCCCCCAGTGAAATCCTCAAAACCCTCGATGCTGGACCCCCCGGTCAGAGCTTCGTACGAGCTGGTGACCCTGCAGGAGACAAGGAACGTTTCCTGATCATCATGTGAGCTAGCTGCAGCTAAAACACTGAAAGGAGTTAAAGTGGAGCTCAAAGCAAAGCAGTCAGCTGGCGTGTAGAGACCAAAGCAAACGTGGTGAAAGACAATATCGTCCAGTAGAAGTGTTGAAAGCAGATGGTGTGTCCGTTTAAAGAGCGCTGAAAGGAGCTGCA from Pempheris klunzingeri isolate RE-2024b chromosome 3, fPemKlu1.hap1, whole genome shotgun sequence includes the following:
- the LOC139225603 gene encoding calpain-2 catalytic subunit-like, encoding MASMAAELARRKARADDGAGSQANAVPFKQQDFERLRAECLQSGSLFCDPTFPAGWDSLGYNQLGRYSSKTIGVEWKRPTELNSDPQFITDGATRTDICQGALGDCWLLAAISSLTLDPDLLSRVVPPGQSFSSQYAGVFHFQLWQYGEWVDVVVDDRLPTRDGKLLFVHSAEGGEFWSALLEKAYAKVTSSYEALTGGSSIEGFEDFTGGISESYDLKEAPPFLFNIIRKALKLGSLLGCSIDISSSYDTEAITSQRLVKGHAYSITAAQQVHHFGSPVQLLRIRNPWGQVEWTGAWSDDSKEWGGVQPEEKKKLDHSADDGEFWISYNDFLRQFSRLDICNLTPDTLSSDEVGRWNYGEFEGVWRVGSTAGGCRNYPATFCSNPQFFIRLEDVDDDPHDGEDGCTVLIGLMQKDARKERRFGRDLNTIGFAIYEVPDEYKGRSNAHLGPDVLLRRTAVARSRNFINLREVCDRFKLPPGEYAIIPSTFEPHRKGSFILRVFTEKQAHTRPMEEDVNADIQEPDVGEHDVDPHFKRLFVQISGNDSEVSEYELQKVLDRVVAQRSDVKTDGFSLQTCRSIINLLDMDGSSKLGLLEFHSLWMKIQKYLGIFKSHDSDGSGTMSSHEMRAALAEAGFQVNSAVIQEVVGRFADSSCAVDFDSFLGCLVRVEMLFKMFRTLDKKNQGTITLDLQQWLCLAIN